Proteins from a genomic interval of Clostridium sp. 'deep sea':
- a CDS encoding MATE family efflux transporter: MKRDLTKGSISKNLMYMAIPAILGSLAQTIYSLVDMFWIGKISATAVAAVTVFSSVFFLVWVLSSIIGISSVSLISQNFGSGNKKRTAKVIEQTIVFKALMAFVTLAIMYFALKPLLWFLSDEAEVVQYALDYGLIRVIFLPISFVSATLINAMRCVGDSKRPMIISIVCAFLNVILDPIFMFKTVPFIGISGFGMGIKGAAVATAISNLVMFVYGFIILLGGYSNIKIKLAGLFKLDKEIDTQLVMIGLPVGVEMTAREVAGIVIMKFLATYGTPIIAAFGITFRLTSFAFTVMMGLSNGGGAIVGQNLGAENIDRAEKTAYVAAKIGFVVLGTLTLVSVFLAPNIIRAFIKDPLAIASGRIILPLLMVGATGFCIALCLACVFGGSGYNFPFVVSSIIARWIIQIPWLYLTVKVWHMPYIWAAFSYVAAEITEAIILIWFFKKGKWKTHRVSVVEGVVD, translated from the coding sequence ATGAAACGAGACCTAACCAAAGGAAGCATATCAAAAAATTTAATGTACATGGCTATTCCAGCTATTTTGGGCTCTTTAGCCCAAACAATTTATAGCTTAGTAGATATGTTTTGGATTGGTAAAATATCTGCTACAGCAGTGGCAGCTGTAACTGTATTTTCATCAGTATTCTTTTTAGTATGGGTATTAAGTAGCATTATTGGTATTAGTTCTGTTTCATTAATATCTCAAAACTTTGGCTCTGGCAATAAAAAAAGAACAGCAAAGGTTATAGAACAAACCATAGTGTTTAAAGCCTTAATGGCTTTTGTTACTTTGGCTATTATGTACTTTGCTCTTAAGCCCCTATTATGGTTTTTATCCGATGAAGCCGAGGTAGTTCAGTACGCCTTAGATTATGGTTTAATAAGAGTAATATTTTTACCCATATCCTTTGTTTCAGCTACCTTAATAAACGCTATGCGTTGCGTTGGTGACTCCAAAAGACCAATGATAATATCAATAGTTTGTGCCTTTTTAAACGTAATATTAGACCCTATTTTTATGTTTAAAACAGTACCTTTTATTGGTATATCGGGTTTTGGAATGGGCATTAAGGGTGCGGCTGTGGCTACTGCAATTTCTAACTTAGTAATGTTTGTATATGGCTTTATAATTTTATTAGGTGGTTATAGCAATATTAAAATTAAACTAGCAGGCTTGTTTAAGCTAGATAAAGAAATAGACACCCAATTGGTTATGATAGGCCTACCTGTAGGGGTAGAAATGACCGCCCGCGAGGTTGCAGGTATAGTAATAATGAAATTCTTAGCAACCTATGGTACTCCCATAATAGCTGCCTTTGGCATTACCTTTAGATTAACCTCTTTTGCTTTTACGGTGATGATGGGTTTAAGCAATGGTGGAGGTGCCATAGTGGGTCAAAACTTGGGTGCCGAAAACATTGATAGAGCCGAAAAAACAGCCTATGTTGCAGCAAAAATAGGCTTTGTAGTTTTAGGTACTTTAACCCTTGTTTCGGTATTTTTAGCTCCCAATATTATAAGAGCTTTTATAAAAGACCCATTAGCAATTGCTTCTGGTAGAATTATTTTACCACTACTAATGGTAGGAGCTACTGGCTTTTGCATAGCCTTATGTTTGGCGTGTGTTTTTGGAGGTTCGGGTTACAATTTTCCTTTTGTGGTATCTAGCATTATAGCTCGCTGGATTATTCAAATACCTTGGCTATACTTAACTGTAAAAGTATGGCATATGCCTTATATCTGGGCTGCATTTAGCTACGTGGCAGCAGAGATAACCGAGGCCATAATATTAATTTGGTTTTTCAAAAAAGGCAAATGGAAAACCCATAGAGTTAGTGTTGTTGAGGGTGTTGTAGATTAA
- a CDS encoding copper amine oxidase N-terminal domain-containing protein — protein sequence MKRLISLFTLIMLIFGLFSNTALADSIEPHQVAITLNRTSIPYSSGTKVEEISGRIFSESTKALYEVNSLIKILKDDGNGVVDSGDIQVAQVRASNGEFSHKIYTDTVETGVAQYWVIGVDSACDTDYSHSKPFTFLGKATIFYIMYEIELAEPNSLNYTYPVSGELVIRGTFKNNDAGATPEIHLAYTDKFKFDDRDNTSIATADFSSSESFGFLFNGQKFVKTGDIAIYVNGIKAVKGLIEPDELIITTTPNKFKKCIPQFFLVDLNIPAAYLDSVNQSLGADYQLKAIITKPNGDTDSTILMDYNDTFTNFVGLQHEIFMSFQELGTNKVTYQLCFDQKHILPPGSTPPVLKDSFIVKEKTIEYQVSRPNRYNLVYWNINKHKIGEIKFALSNSAYHIDRNNVYVIEYLNDSTMNHMEYIEIILNGCGVDTKFKTFDENGLKPMNDDYDGLFATNTSETGELEIIINVYKDETATKPLFTEKKSINIYGWNVKIEPNTLTVNSTEDVVFTITDENNQPINNALVIIGDEKIVDCTTSNIENGRYIYSGDLKDIFKLVQTLPVSLYTLSEYAKGNTAVYEVLKSNAIDVIGKEVYTVKSNKVTLLNGVTETIKVRTTAENGDTVYPSFYRIDIDAKGNKSTPVKIPATCLGEFTDTEDGQKERPIKVHTNGSQTAVIIRATTDNKELMGEVKIDVQKPKVEITGLNTITQNFNQPITLKLLDPRDNSILEYDYELQKVDSYYDINKDNEWHYNDKNKTYTKKVLITNVNYTQATKDEKDVVLNLVMQGDNSTDVILHSFPIADAKIIANPDKLVINIPTYLTLKYKDADNKPITKQAVYLEDFYVGETDDKGEVLYAASATSSRALNFRATTEIDNVYTPLKIRATPDINSPQATIELLSTNSALITITDNVRLLMSYVDGELVNMPFPKHIATHKVTNLVAGENSFVIQAMDINNNILDTQILITVNKPKPLVIKKAEPTGYGLIEFVNDTTMVPVRLAEKLGATVNWSSKNHTVVYTLNDKNISITIGKKYALVNGKQIELPEVAYINKQQHVMVPLRLIANELGYSVEWISNNQPIIIK from the coding sequence GTGAAACGTTTAATATCTTTATTTACATTAATAATGTTAATATTTGGTTTATTTAGTAATACTGCTTTAGCTGACTCAATAGAGCCTCATCAGGTTGCAATAACATTAAATAGAACCTCAATTCCATATAGCTCTGGTACTAAAGTGGAAGAAATCTCAGGGCGAATATTTTCTGAAAGTACTAAGGCTTTATACGAGGTTAACTCATTAATTAAAATATTAAAAGATGATGGAAATGGTGTAGTTGACTCTGGAGATATACAGGTGGCTCAAGTAAGAGCTTCAAACGGAGAGTTTAGTCATAAAATATACACTGATACTGTAGAGACTGGTGTAGCACAGTATTGGGTAATAGGAGTAGATTCAGCCTGTGACACTGATTATAGTCATTCTAAGCCCTTTACTTTTTTAGGGAAAGCAACAATTTTTTACATAATGTATGAAATTGAGTTAGCTGAACCCAATAGTTTAAATTATACATACCCTGTGAGTGGTGAATTAGTTATTAGGGGTACCTTTAAAAATAATGATGCAGGGGCAACTCCAGAGATACATTTAGCATATACAGATAAGTTTAAATTTGATGATAGAGATAACACCTCTATTGCAACAGCAGACTTTAGTAGCTCAGAATCATTTGGTTTTTTATTTAATGGACAAAAATTTGTAAAAACTGGGGATATAGCAATTTATGTTAACGGAATAAAAGCTGTTAAAGGTTTAATAGAACCAGACGAGCTTATTATAACTACAACCCCTAACAAATTTAAAAAATGTATACCACAATTTTTTTTAGTAGATTTAAATATACCAGCAGCTTATTTAGATTCTGTAAATCAATCTTTGGGTGCGGATTACCAGTTGAAAGCAATAATCACTAAACCCAATGGTGATACAGATTCAACTATACTAATGGATTATAACGATACTTTTACCAATTTTGTGGGTTTACAACATGAAATTTTTATGTCTTTTCAAGAGCTGGGAACAAACAAGGTAACTTATCAGCTTTGCTTTGACCAAAAACATATTTTACCTCCAGGCAGTACTCCTCCAGTACTCAAAGACTCATTTATAGTTAAAGAAAAAACTATAGAATACCAAGTATCAAGACCCAATAGGTATAATTTAGTTTACTGGAATATAAACAAGCATAAAATTGGTGAAATAAAATTTGCCCTATCAAATTCAGCTTATCATATAGATCGTAATAACGTTTATGTAATTGAGTATCTAAATGATTCAACAATGAATCACATGGAGTATATTGAAATTATATTAAATGGCTGTGGAGTAGATACAAAGTTTAAAACCTTTGATGAAAACGGTTTAAAACCTATGAATGACGATTATGATGGTTTGTTTGCAACCAACACTAGTGAAACAGGCGAGTTAGAAATAATAATTAATGTTTATAAAGATGAGACTGCAACAAAGCCCTTATTCACAGAAAAAAAATCCATAAATATTTATGGTTGGAATGTGAAAATTGAACCCAATACCTTAACTGTAAACTCTACTGAAGATGTGGTATTTACAATTACAGATGAAAATAACCAACCTATAAATAATGCTTTAGTAATAATAGGTGATGAGAAAATTGTAGATTGTACAACATCAAACATAGAAAATGGTAGGTATATTTATTCAGGAGACTTAAAAGATATTTTTAAACTTGTTCAAACTTTACCTGTGAGTTTATATACTTTATCTGAATATGCAAAAGGTAACACTGCGGTCTATGAAGTTTTAAAAAGCAATGCTATAGATGTTATTGGTAAAGAGGTATATACCGTAAAAAGTAATAAAGTAACTTTATTAAATGGCGTAACAGAAACTATTAAAGTAAGAACAACAGCTGAAAATGGCGACACAGTATATCCAAGCTTTTACAGAATAGATATAGATGCTAAAGGTAACAAATCAACCCCTGTTAAAATACCAGCTACTTGTTTAGGAGAATTTACTGATACAGAAGATGGTCAAAAGGAAAGACCAATTAAAGTGCATACCAACGGTAGCCAAACAGCAGTTATAATTAGAGCCACTACCGATAATAAAGAGTTAATGGGTGAAGTGAAAATAGATGTACAAAAACCAAAAGTTGAGATTACAGGTTTAAACACCATAACCCAAAACTTTAATCAGCCAATAACTTTAAAGCTACTTGACCCACGAGATAATAGTATATTAGAGTATGATTATGAACTACAAAAAGTAGATTCATATTATGATATTAACAAAGATAATGAGTGGCATTATAATGATAAAAATAAAACATATACTAAAAAAGTGTTAATAACAAATGTTAATTATACTCAAGCCACTAAAGATGAAAAAGATGTAGTTCTTAATCTTGTAATGCAGGGTGATAATAGTACGGATGTTATTTTACACAGTTTTCCAATAGCAGATGCTAAAATTATAGCAAACCCTGATAAGCTGGTAATAAATATTCCAACTTATTTAACCTTAAAGTATAAAGATGCAGATAATAAACCTATTACCAAACAAGCTGTATACCTAGAAGATTTTTATGTAGGTGAAACTGATGATAAGGGTGAGGTATTATACGCTGCTTCTGCCACAAGTTCTAGGGCACTTAATTTTAGAGCTACCACTGAAATAGATAATGTTTATACACCATTAAAAATTAGAGCAACACCAGATATAAACTCACCACAAGCAACTATTGAGTTACTGAGTACAAACTCAGCTTTAATAACAATTACAGATAACGTAAGGCTCTTAATGTCTTATGTTGATGGTGAGTTAGTTAATATGCCATTTCCGAAACATATCGCTACTCACAAAGTTACAAATTTAGTTGCAGGTGAAAACAGCTTTGTTATTCAAGCTATGGACATAAACAATAATATATTAGATACTCAAATATTGATAACTGTTAACAAGCCTAAACCCCTTGTTATTAAAAAAGCTGAGCCAACTGGTTATGGCTTAATTGAATTCGTTAATGATACTACTATGGTACCTGTACGGTTAGCTGAAAAATTAGGTGCCACAGTAAACTGGAGTTCAAAAAATCATACTGTTGTATATACTTTAAATGATAAAAATATCTCTATAACTATTGGCAAAAAATATGCCTTAGTAAATGGTAAGCAAATTGAGTTACCAGAAGTAGCTTATATTAATAAACAACAGCATGTTATGGTTCCATTAAGATTAATAGCTAATGAACTAGGTTATAGTGTTGAGTGGATTTCTAATAATCAGCCTATAATAATAAAATAA
- a CDS encoding helix-turn-helix domain-containing protein: MLYELNIKEYKPLRAQIISKLKADGLSIRTIAKLLNINRNIVQRVKMEDN; the protein is encoded by the coding sequence ATGTTATATGAACTTAACATAAAAGAGTACAAGCCTCTAAGAGCCCAAATTATTAGTAAGCTTAAAGCAGATGGCTTATCTATTAGAACAATTGCTAAATTGCTTAATATAAATCGCAATATTGTGCAGAGAGTAAAAATGGAGGATAACTAA
- a CDS encoding copper amine oxidase N-terminal domain-containing protein, whose protein sequence is MKRFLAVFAVLALVVSMFNNVAFATTAHQVYISLDNNNVTYGAGFTQATISGKIFSKDTKALYQVDTEVAIFKDINKNGVADDGPTSLIDTCSAVNGEFSVTIITGTEDTGLGEYLVIGTNGTGFEFASDAYDKFTIMYQIELATPEKLEWTFPVDGQVEVSGSFVNEDASSSDILTIEYLEDNGVPTVATASFTSHQQFGFLFNGENFKESGKIGLFVNGILAKTGIISANTMDVNLVPEKAVRILGETQFTADFNFAKSYLNTDESCMAEKHRVQYTIYKPDETILTGYDTKVLLNPSGKKFTKMSTQQKDFAITFSENDPLGEYTIVFELRKNDVDNIIQKKSLTFEVINPKKYNLVEWGLTKHNVGDISFALPKLVGDEIKYGNATQKVKVKKYTHIGEDHSIAKCGLVEIIIKGCGIDKKFKSFDENGIKTTDYDGVYTISPTQTGDMTVKINVYKTATDTSPIYTVTQNLQIVGWNVTIEPTTIVVGSTEDIVFTITNENGDTINNAIIMIGDKVVANGTTTNISAGTYIYVEDAEDKFKAVQTLPVTFWTKTEHDKGSSGEYMVSKASGINVIGDEVYTVTSKTATLLNGVKETILVTSVDENGDIIYPTYYRINVDADGVESDPIEISSSDLGAYVDDDGVDGKEARRITILPSADQSAVIIRATTDSRKKMGEVRIDIEKPKVVLTGVKTLTEYFTGKIKATLIDPRTDALLDKEFNLVDNSDYFIWSSAENFQYDYDNEVYAIDVRVEDVLWNKAAEDEKDVIMHVVMNGDSSTNVIVETIPVATAKLTADPNILIINTPAYITLTYVDAEAIPIKEKAVYLVDEGIGETDEEGKVVYAASSSTSITQKFKAATQVSDKFVETKVKSMPDIEPPKATIELSQSGTSAIITIEDNVRLNISYVDGEEVDMRFPKAIATHIVHNLMPGKNTFVVQSMDINNNILDTTVTVNVEFTPEPLIIKVGETTEYGVVEMVSDVTMVPVRLVEKLGTTVEWIPNTLTATYKLNDVIISITIGEEYALVNGVQVKLPIPAYINEQERAMVPLRMIAQELGFEVKWSSNTEPITIK, encoded by the coding sequence TTGAAACGTTTTTTAGCGGTCTTTGCAGTGTTGGCGTTAGTAGTTTCTATGTTTAATAATGTTGCTTTTGCTACAACAGCTCATCAGGTATATATTTCACTTGACAATAACAACGTTACTTATGGTGCAGGATTTACACAGGCAACTATTTCAGGCAAAATTTTTTCTAAAGACACTAAGGCTTTATATCAGGTAGATACAGAGGTAGCAATTTTTAAAGACATAAACAAAAATGGTGTGGCTGATGATGGGCCTACTTCCTTAATTGATACTTGTAGTGCTGTAAATGGAGAGTTTTCAGTTACAATCATTACTGGTACAGAAGATACTGGCTTAGGAGAGTATTTGGTAATTGGAACTAATGGCACAGGCTTTGAGTTTGCTAGCGATGCTTACGATAAATTCACCATTATGTACCAAATAGAGTTAGCAACCCCAGAAAAACTAGAGTGGACTTTTCCTGTAGATGGTCAAGTAGAGGTTTCTGGTTCATTTGTTAATGAAGATGCAAGTTCATCAGATATATTAACAATTGAATATTTAGAAGATAATGGTGTTCCTACTGTGGCTACAGCATCATTTACTAGTCACCAACAGTTTGGCTTTTTATTTAATGGTGAAAACTTTAAAGAGTCTGGCAAAATTGGGTTATTTGTAAATGGAATTTTAGCTAAAACAGGTATAATTTCTGCAAATACTATGGATGTAAACCTTGTTCCAGAAAAAGCAGTAAGAATTTTAGGTGAAACTCAGTTTACAGCTGATTTTAATTTTGCGAAAAGCTACTTAAATACAGACGAATCATGTATGGCTGAAAAACACAGAGTACAATACACTATCTATAAACCAGATGAAACAATTCTTACAGGTTATGATACTAAAGTATTATTAAACCCAAGTGGTAAAAAGTTTACAAAAATGTCTACCCAGCAAAAAGATTTTGCTATTACCTTTAGCGAAAATGACCCATTAGGTGAATATACAATTGTCTTTGAACTAAGAAAAAATGATGTAGATAACATTATTCAAAAAAAATCACTAACATTTGAGGTCATTAATCCTAAAAAATATAACTTAGTAGAATGGGGTTTAACAAAACACAATGTTGGTGACATTAGTTTTGCTTTACCAAAGCTAGTTGGTGACGAAATAAAATATGGTAATGCTACTCAAAAGGTTAAAGTTAAAAAATACACCCATATTGGTGAAGATCACAGTATAGCTAAATGCGGCTTAGTTGAAATAATAATTAAAGGCTGTGGAATAGATAAAAAGTTTAAGTCTTTTGATGAAAATGGCATAAAAACAACAGATTACGATGGAGTTTACACAATTTCACCAACTCAAACAGGAGATATGACTGTAAAAATTAACGTTTACAAAACAGCTACAGATACTTCTCCAATATATACAGTAACACAAAATCTCCAAATAGTTGGTTGGAATGTAACCATTGAACCAACAACTATTGTTGTGGGCTCTACAGAAGATATTGTATTTACTATTACCAATGAAAATGGTGATACAATTAACAACGCAATTATTATGATTGGTGACAAAGTTGTTGCAAATGGTACAACAACAAATATCTCTGCTGGTACCTATATTTATGTTGAAGACGCAGAAGATAAATTTAAAGCAGTGCAAACTTTGCCTGTAACATTTTGGACTAAAACAGAGCATGATAAAGGTAGTAGTGGTGAGTATATGGTAAGCAAAGCTAGTGGAATTAATGTAATTGGTGATGAGGTTTACACAGTTACTTCTAAAACAGCTACCTTATTAAATGGCGTTAAAGAAACAATTTTAGTAACCTCAGTTGATGAAAATGGCGATATTATTTACCCAACCTATTACCGAATTAATGTAGATGCCGATGGAGTAGAATCTGATCCTATAGAAATCTCAAGTTCTGACCTAGGCGCCTATGTTGATGATGATGGTGTAGATGGTAAAGAGGCTCGTAGAATTACTATACTACCTAGCGCTGATCAATCTGCTGTAATTATAAGAGCAACAACAGATAGCAGAAAGAAAATGGGCGAGGTAAGAATAGATATTGAAAAACCTAAGGTAGTTTTAACAGGTGTAAAAACCCTAACTGAATACTTTACAGGTAAAATTAAGGCAACCTTAATTGATCCACGTACAGATGCTTTATTAGATAAAGAATTTAACTTAGTAGATAATAGTGATTACTTTATTTGGTCTTCAGCAGAAAACTTCCAATACGATTACGATAATGAAGTTTATGCAATTGACGTTCGTGTTGAAGATGTTTTATGGAATAAAGCAGCAGAAGACGAAAAAGACGTTATTATGCACGTTGTTATGAACGGCGATAGTAGCACAAATGTAATTGTAGAAACAATTCCTGTAGCTACAGCAAAATTAACAGCAGATCCTAATATCTTAATTATAAATACTCCTGCTTACATTACCCTAACCTATGTTGATGCTGAGGCTATTCCAATTAAAGAAAAAGCAGTATATTTAGTAGATGAGGGCATCGGTGAAACAGATGAAGAAGGCAAAGTAGTATACGCTGCATCATCATCAACATCAATAACTCAAAAGTTTAAGGCTGCAACCCAAGTTAGTGATAAATTTGTTGAAACAAAGGTTAAGTCTATGCCAGATATAGAGCCTCCTAAAGCTACAATTGAATTAAGTCAATCTGGTACTTCTGCTATTATTACCATTGAGGATAATGTAAGACTAAACATATCTTATGTAGATGGTGAAGAAGTAGATATGAGGTTCCCTAAAGCTATAGCAACTCATATAGTTCATAACTTAATGCCAGGTAAAAATACCTTTGTAGTTCAATCTATGGATATTAACAATAATATTTTAGATACAACAGTTACTGTAAATGTAGAATTTACTCCAGAGCCTTTAATAATTAAGGTTGGTGAAACTACTGAGTATGGCGTTGTAGAGATGGTATCTGATGTAACGATGGTGCCTGTACGTTTAGTAGAAAAACTAGGCACAACTGTAGAATGGATTCCAAATACCCTAACAGCAACATATAAATTAAATGATGTTATTATCTCTATTACTATTGGTGAAGAGTATGCTTTAGTAAATGGCGTACAGGTAAAATTGCCTATACCTGCTTATATAAATGAACAGGAAAGAGCCATGGTTCCGTTACGCATGATTGCCCAAGAACTTGGCTTTGAGGTAAAATGGAGCTCGAATACTGAACCAATAACAATAAAATAA
- a CDS encoding prepilin-type N-terminal cleavage/methylation domain-containing protein: MNKKGYSLLEVLAVLAIIAIAFSLLTLKFQNSLKKLHITTRNNKMALVVAAEKLFLTTTGNHSIEFLSGEPLDATCQLVRTGYLNWNETSCHKPFIWSQNENGDYLLSCTKPDCGGILYKKSEFEEVLFIEFPDDGETSGGTGDEPTGTATPQDDYLIGTKNNDVIDALAGDDTIMGKDGDDVLMGNNGNDTIKGGNGKDNLSGGNNNDTIYGGNNNDYLDGGNGDDKLYGEDGDDIIDGGNKNDTISGGKGQDIIYGFNGQDEMYGNEDNDELYGENGNDTIAGGLGNDNIYGGNGTDTAVFTYNYEEYIIVKYSKNYYIVTHPIEGEDNLFNIEKIKFTNRLDKISKFG; the protein is encoded by the coding sequence ATGAATAAAAAAGGCTATTCGTTATTAGAGGTATTAGCGGTTTTAGCAATTATAGCTATAGCCTTTTCTTTGCTTACTCTAAAATTTCAAAATTCCTTAAAAAAACTACATATAACAACTCGAAATAATAAAATGGCGCTGGTAGTAGCTGCCGAAAAGCTATTTTTAACAACAACAGGTAATCATAGTATTGAGTTTTTAAGTGGAGAACCACTTGATGCTACTTGTCAGCTTGTGAGAACTGGTTATTTAAACTGGAACGAAACAAGCTGCCATAAACCCTTTATTTGGTCTCAAAATGAAAACGGAGATTACTTATTATCCTGCACAAAACCAGATTGTGGTGGCATTTTATATAAAAAAAGTGAGTTTGAAGAGGTGTTGTTTATAGAGTTTCCTGATGATGGAGAAACCTCGGGGGGAACAGGCGATGAACCAACCGGAACAGCAACCCCGCAAGATGACTACCTTATTGGTACAAAAAATAATGATGTAATTGATGCCTTAGCTGGTGATGATACCATTATGGGTAAAGACGGTGATGATGTTTTAATGGGTAACAATGGTAATGACACTATAAAAGGTGGCAATGGTAAAGATAACCTCAGTGGGGGCAATAATAACGATACAATATACGGTGGCAATAACAACGATTACCTAGATGGTGGCAATGGTGATGATAAGCTATACGGTGAAGATGGTGACGATATTATTGATGGTGGTAATAAAAACGACACTATTAGTGGAGGCAAAGGCCAAGACATTATTTATGGATTTAATGGGCAAGATGAAATGTACGGTAATGAAGATAATGATGAGCTTTATGGTGAAAACGGAAACGATACTATTGCTGGTGGATTAGGTAATGACAATATTTATGGGGGCAATGGCACCGATACAGCGGTATTCACATATAATTATGAAGAATATATTATAGTAAAGTACAGTAAAAATTATTATATAGTAACTCACCCCATAGAGGGTGAAGATAACCTATTTAATATAGAAAAGATTAAGTTCACCAATAGACTTGATAAAATAAGTAAATTTGGGTAG
- a CDS encoding MATE family efflux transporter, with translation MKRDLTKGNITKNLLFMALPAIMGQMARTLYDIVDMFWIGKISSAAVAGVTIFTSILFMVWVLSSIIGTSSISLISQSYGSGNKERATKVIEQTIVFKALVALITMLFILPLLKTFVSFLSTDTEVIKEALEYGYLRLMFLPIMFSSVTLSTALRCVGDSKRPMIIMLVSSVLNIVLDPILMFNKVPLLGIKGFGLGIKGAALATCIAGSVAFLLGFYYLISGKSNVKISFKGLLKLNPEIDKKLMLIGLPIGIEMLAREGSGIIILKLISGFGTSVVAGVGISFRLLGLAFMMMVGIGDGSGTIIGQNLGAHKVKRAEQTSHSAVRLGLISTIAFLIVSVLFAQQIVGAFSNEAEVITEGAKMLKVVAICSCFVSITFGRGSAFSGSGYNKPYMYASLIARWLVQIPWFWITIKVLHLPFIYAALGYLAADIAEAAVISIFYHAGSWKHHRVVEKAA, from the coding sequence ATGAAACGTGACTTAACAAAAGGTAACATTACAAAAAATCTGCTCTTTATGGCCTTGCCAGCTATAATGGGGCAAATGGCACGCACCTTATATGATATAGTAGATATGTTTTGGATAGGAAAAATATCATCTGCAGCTGTTGCAGGTGTAACAATATTTACCTCAATACTTTTTATGGTATGGGTATTAAGTTCAATTATAGGTACTAGTTCAATATCATTAATATCCCAGAGTTATGGATCTGGCAATAAAGAGAGAGCCACAAAAGTTATTGAGCAAACCATAGTATTTAAAGCCTTAGTAGCACTTATAACAATGCTTTTTATTCTTCCTTTATTAAAGACCTTTGTATCGTTTTTATCTACAGATACAGAGGTTATTAAAGAGGCTTTAGAGTATGGTTATTTAAGACTAATGTTTTTACCCATAATGTTTTCTTCAGTAACCCTATCAACAGCATTGCGTTGTGTAGGAGACTCAAAAAGACCCATGATTATTATGTTAGTGTCTTCAGTATTAAACATAGTTTTAGATCCAATTTTAATGTTTAATAAAGTTCCTTTATTAGGCATTAAAGGATTTGGATTAGGAATAAAGGGAGCTGCCCTAGCTACCTGCATAGCCGGTAGTGTAGCCTTTCTTTTAGGCTTTTACTATTTAATAAGTGGTAAATCTAATGTTAAGATTAGCTTTAAAGGCCTGCTAAAACTTAACCCAGAAATAGATAAAAAATTAATGCTTATTGGTTTGCCAATTGGTATAGAAATGCTTGCTCGAGAGGGTTCTGGCATTATTATTCTAAAACTTATATCAGGCTTTGGTACTAGTGTAGTAGCAGGCGTTGGTATTAGTTTTAGACTACTAGGTCTGGCCTTTATGATGATGGTAGGTATAGGTGATGGCTCAGGAACAATAATTGGTCAAAACTTAGGGGCTCATAAAGTAAAAAGAGCAGAGCAGACTTCTCATTCAGCGGTACGTTTAGGTCTTATCTCTACAATAGCATTTTTAATAGTATCTGTATTATTTGCTCAGCAAATAGTGGGGGCGTTTAGCAACGAAGCCGAGGTAATTACAGAGGGTGCAAAAATGCTAAAGGTAGTAGCTATTTGCTCCTGTTTTGTAAGTATTACCTTTGGTAGAGGAAGTGCATTTTCGGGCTCAGGTTATAACAAACCCTATATGTATGCTAGTTTAATAGCACGATGGTTAGTACAAATACCCTGGTTTTGGATCACAATTAAGGTTTTACACTTACCATTTATTTATGCCGCTTTGGGCTATTTGGCAGCAGACATAGCTGAAGCCGCGGTAATAAGTATTTTTTACCATGCAGGCTCATGGAAACACCACAGAGTAGTTGAAAAGGCTGCGTAA
- a CDS encoding transposase, with product MTITTKKQSHANIYHILTKGNNKTNLFNNEQDYNKYLQILHNQKQTKAFELYGYSLNGNHVHLIIKQQQEPISNIIKAINISYARYFNHKYNREGHLFQGRYQSEIINSPNHLLECVKYLHYENGFNNYTSFNSYQSNNTQLVDTNFLAFIINNLKKS from the coding sequence ATGACTATAACAACAAAAAAACAAAGCCATGCAAATATTTATCATATATTAACAAAGGGCAATAATAAAACTAACTTATTTAACAATGAGCAAGACTATAATAAATACCTGCAAATACTGCATAACCAAAAACAAACAAAAGCCTTTGAGCTATACGGATATAGCCTTAATGGTAATCACGTACATCTTATAATAAAACAGCAGCAAGAGCCAATCTCAAACATTATTAAGGCAATCAATATTAGTTATGCCCGTTATTTTAATCATAAATATAACAGAGAAGGACACCTATTTCAGGGTAGGTATCAGAGTGAAATAATTAATAGCCCTAACCATTTACTCGAATGTGTAAAATACCTGCATTATGAAAATGGCTTTAATAACTATACCAGTTTTAATTCATATCAAAGCAATAACACTCAATTAGTAGACACTAACTTTTTAGCTTTTATCATAAATAACCTAAAAAAAAGCTAA